A genomic stretch from Arachis stenosperma cultivar V10309 chromosome 3, arast.V10309.gnm1.PFL2, whole genome shotgun sequence includes:
- the LOC130970134 gene encoding zinc finger protein 5-like, whose product MEKNNVYDASTWDDGVENNNGHSSKHKRLKLFGFELINPKDHSEVVMEDESVNSSNSASLLLEGDHDEKNNNNKKLECQYCYKEFANSQALGGHQNAHKKERMKKKKLQLQKTNATTINHYLLQQASSNINNIIDNWLYNPSSFISNNSESQISFNNNDQDDDSLIHVSKWHVPNSHDQQENYCMFNFSHASSNHHQGHVKGLDLQLGLSLESNTRTFVWRT is encoded by the coding sequence atggaaaagaataATGTGTATGATGCTTCAACATGGGATGATGGTGTTGAAAACAATAATGGGCATTCATCAAAACACAAGAGGCTCAAGTTATTTGGGTTTGAACTAATAAACCCAAAGGATCATTCAGAAGTAGTAATGGAAGATGAAAGTGTGAATTCTTCAAATTCAGCTTCATTATTGTTAGAGGGAGAtcatgatgagaaaaataataataataaaaaattagagtgTCAATATTGTTACAAGGAATTCGCAAATTCGCAAGCATTAGGAGGACACCAAAATGCACACAAAAAAgagagaatgaagaagaagaagttgcaGCTTCAAAAAACTAACGCGACCACAATCAACCACTACCTTCTACAGCAAGCAAGCTCCaatatcaataatattattgataattggTTATATAATCCTTCTTCCTTTATTAGTAATAATTCTGAATCTCAGATTAGCTTTAATAATAATGATCAAGATGATGATAGTCTTATTCATGTTTCAAAGTGGCATGTTCCTAATTCTCATGATCAACAAGAAAATTATTGTATGTTCAATTTCTCCCATGCTAGTTCGAATCATCATCAGGGACATGTCAAAGGTTTGGATCTTCAGCTAGGCCTCAGCTTGGAGTCAAATACAAGAACTTTTGTATGGAGAACATAG